The Legionella cincinnatiensis genome includes a region encoding these proteins:
- a CDS encoding Lpg0189 family type II secretion system effector produces the protein MKIPSYVLLLTSLLFNTLHAATEIVVPKLAPPDTLVKRYSNPINSDSGLPIAQRTIDYPTHVVRMEEIPLQDPTLNCEQVHQKINEFFVKKLPVTMIYYNIIAYCSYDAENPDIAKNYTINAYFDPVTDQAIEYLKNYIHEHNGQDLMGAPFNIEEAKKVIVSLNFDAGIRKDEYGQIILRYYHENQTHSFQNFFDVRKELITDIHRRINSNESATIIPLFTKWFSPGSESLYTHILRKSDYLLLQPELIFLLDQEPNAFTSKLRMYYAHYCANNPNKRCL, from the coding sequence ATGAAAATACCTTCTTATGTATTATTACTGACAAGCTTATTATTTAATACACTACATGCTGCAACGGAAATAGTTGTTCCCAAATTAGCCCCACCGGATACACTCGTCAAAAGGTATTCTAACCCAATAAATAGCGATTCTGGATTACCCATTGCGCAAAGAACTATAGACTACCCAACCCATGTAGTGCGTATGGAAGAAATACCACTACAAGACCCTACTCTCAATTGTGAGCAAGTACACCAAAAAATTAATGAATTCTTTGTCAAGAAGCTCCCCGTTACAATGATTTATTATAATATAATCGCTTATTGTAGTTATGATGCAGAAAACCCCGATATTGCTAAGAACTACACTATTAATGCCTATTTTGATCCTGTAACCGATCAAGCAATTGAATACTTAAAAAACTATATTCATGAACACAATGGGCAAGATTTAATGGGAGCTCCTTTTAACATTGAAGAAGCAAAAAAAGTAATCGTGTCATTAAACTTTGATGCCGGGATTCGAAAAGATGAATATGGTCAAATTATTTTGCGTTACTACCATGAAAATCAAACTCATAGCTTTCAAAATTTTTTTGATGTCCGTAAAGAATTAATTACAGACATTCATCGTCGTATTAATTCCAATGAAAGTGCCACCATTATTCCATTATTTACCAAATGGTTTTCTCCAGGTAGTGAGTCACTTTATACTCATATCTTAAGAAAATCTGATTATCTATTGTTACAACCCGAGCTAATTTTTCTTCTAGATCAAGAACCAAATGCATTTACCTCTAAGCTAAGAATGTATTATGCCCACTACTGCGCGAATAATCCTAATAAAAGATGCTTATAA
- a CDS encoding polysaccharide deacetylase family protein: MLLRWTGVALLLCLLNSPCFAEEKEIAITIDDLPFVGSGSSTPASLKRTEDRFMAIVKALVDNQVPATGFVIGEAVAKNEWYLLEAFRNQGFSLGNHTYTHKSLNNMSAAKYIADIDRADSILAPVMTEPKYFRYPYLAEGKGSKKQKVYEYLAEHQYTIAPVTIDSKDYEFNARFYKIPYRKRAQNLPDFKKRYLAYIWKQTLLAEHRAKKGDGQPVKQILLIHANLLNSLCLEDIIEMYRKNGYKFISLADALKGNTAQPLRNSVEVPNNPKSEKKETENKSATIKTVTEHQS; the protein is encoded by the coding sequence ATGTTACTTCGATGGACAGGTGTAGCTCTTTTGTTGTGTCTACTTAATTCTCCATGTTTTGCTGAAGAAAAAGAAATTGCAATCACCATTGATGATTTACCCTTTGTAGGCTCTGGTTCTAGTACCCCAGCCAGCCTGAAAAGAACTGAAGATCGCTTCATGGCTATAGTTAAAGCACTTGTTGATAACCAAGTTCCCGCAACAGGATTTGTTATTGGCGAAGCAGTAGCAAAAAATGAATGGTACTTGTTAGAAGCTTTCCGTAATCAAGGCTTTTCTTTAGGCAATCATACTTATACCCACAAAAGCCTCAATAACATGAGTGCTGCTAAATACATTGCAGATATAGATCGGGCAGATTCTATTTTAGCGCCAGTCATGACCGAACCTAAATATTTCCGTTATCCTTATCTGGCTGAAGGCAAGGGGTCAAAAAAACAAAAAGTCTATGAGTATTTGGCTGAGCATCAATACACAATAGCCCCTGTAACTATTGATAGCAAAGATTATGAGTTTAATGCGCGATTCTATAAAATACCCTATAGAAAAAGAGCACAGAATCTTCCTGATTTTAAAAAACGCTATTTGGCGTACATTTGGAAACAAACTCTTCTAGCAGAACACAGAGCCAAAAAAGGTGATGGCCAACCTGTAAAACAGATCTTATTGATACACGCAAATCTTCTAAACAGTTTATGCTTAGAAGACATTATAGAAATGTATCGAAAAAATGGATACAAATTCATCAGTCTTGCTGATGCTTTAAAAGGAAATACAGCACAACCATTAAGAAATAGTGTAGAAGTTCCTAATAATCCCAAATCTGAAAAAAAAGAAACAGAAAATAAATCAGCTACGATTAAAACAGTAACTGAGCATCAAAGTTAA
- the mltA gene encoding murein transglycosylase A, whose translation MKTKILYTTFFLTLIVFSISLRVFWFIKQQPPKQPEIMFKEADFERLPGWKSADLKKSLQTFQVSCRAFIRQNPEQIVGTEQIDLRVKDWQPACEAALKITPVAEKQAKQFFEEWFTPIEFTDNNGKPGLFTGYYVPAIKGSYTESKEFHVPIYETPNDLVTADLGLFFNDLKNRRIVGRLEDKKFVPYYTRAQINNGAIEEKAKVLVWINSPVDRLFLEIQGSGVIELEDGNNIYIGYDAQNGAPYTAIAGVLIKQGVMTKHNASMQGIKRYLEAHPKQMDKIINQNKSFVFFKKMADGAALGSQGVALTPGYSLAIDKQWVPMGAPLWLNTSRPDSAKPDASKPMQRLMIAQDTGGAIRGKVRGDVFWGGGEKATLIAGHMKNEGHYWILLPKQAISRLEKNKLISEKSTQL comes from the coding sequence ATGAAAACGAAAATACTTTATACAACATTTTTTCTCACTTTAATCGTCTTTAGCATTTCGCTCAGGGTATTTTGGTTCATCAAACAGCAGCCACCAAAGCAACCTGAAATTATGTTTAAAGAGGCTGATTTTGAACGATTACCTGGATGGAAGTCAGCTGATTTAAAAAAATCTTTGCAGACATTTCAAGTATCTTGTCGTGCTTTCATTCGCCAGAACCCAGAGCAAATTGTTGGTACCGAGCAGATTGACCTGCGCGTAAAAGATTGGCAGCCTGCGTGTGAGGCAGCTTTAAAAATTACTCCTGTTGCAGAAAAACAAGCCAAGCAATTTTTTGAAGAATGGTTTACTCCCATAGAGTTTACAGATAACAATGGCAAACCAGGTTTGTTTACAGGTTATTATGTACCTGCTATTAAAGGCAGTTATACTGAATCCAAAGAATTTCATGTTCCTATTTATGAAACACCTAATGATTTAGTGACGGCTGATCTGGGATTGTTTTTTAATGATTTAAAAAATCGTCGTATTGTAGGTCGATTAGAGGATAAGAAATTTGTTCCTTATTACACACGCGCGCAAATTAATAATGGTGCTATCGAAGAAAAAGCAAAGGTTCTTGTTTGGATTAATAGTCCTGTTGACCGTTTATTTTTAGAAATCCAAGGTTCTGGTGTTATCGAGCTCGAAGACGGTAATAATATTTATATCGGTTATGATGCTCAAAATGGGGCACCGTACACCGCAATTGCAGGTGTATTGATTAAGCAAGGAGTTATGACCAAGCATAATGCATCCATGCAGGGAATTAAGCGTTATTTAGAAGCTCATCCGAAACAAATGGATAAAATAATTAATCAAAACAAATCATTTGTTTTTTTCAAAAAAATGGCTGATGGGGCGGCTCTTGGTTCACAAGGTGTAGCATTAACACCTGGATATTCTCTTGCTATAGACAAACAATGGGTTCCTATGGGTGCTCCGCTTTGGTTAAATACCTCGCGACCAGATAGTGCAAAACCTGATGCGAGTAAGCCCATGCAACGTTTAATGATCGCTCAAGATACGGGTGGAGCTATTCGTGGGAAAGTGCGAGGAGATGTTTTTTGGGGCGGGGGCGAGAAAGCAACGCTAATCGCAGGTCATATGAAAAATGAAGGACATTATTGGATTTTGTTGCCCAAGCAAGCAATTTCTCGATTGGAGAAGAATAAGTTGATTTCCGAAAAATCAACTCAATTATGA
- a CDS encoding pilus assembly PilX N-terminal domain-containing protein: protein MKKEKGFIFTVTLLMITVISLLLLASMQHILLYHKVISRQEESHKNFYNLENVVRQLSQKYLALSAPNCVIEEISQSQVLHKLLHHQGCSLSNEGLRYEYLIEDLGNFPCLVTRVKNQQYATHHQRLSVVQLDKGKPLSFLQVRLIAVGKLTNCLVKERVTPLGISSWCYLALS from the coding sequence ATGAAAAAGGAAAAGGGATTTATTTTTACAGTAACTTTGTTGATGATTACAGTGATTAGTTTGCTTTTGTTAGCTTCTATGCAACATATTTTGTTGTACCACAAGGTAATTAGCAGACAAGAAGAGTCACATAAGAATTTTTATAACTTAGAAAATGTAGTGAGACAATTATCCCAAAAATACTTGGCGTTATCTGCTCCCAACTGTGTTATTGAAGAGATCTCCCAGAGCCAAGTGCTCCATAAATTACTTCATCATCAAGGTTGTTCTTTGTCGAATGAGGGATTGCGGTATGAGTATCTTATTGAGGATTTAGGTAATTTTCCTTGCCTAGTTACTCGTGTTAAGAATCAGCAGTATGCAACACATCATCAGCGATTATCTGTTGTTCAACTTGATAAGGGCAAACCTTTATCTTTTTTACAAGTGAGATTAATTGCTGTTGGAAAACTGACAAATTGTCTTGTTAAAGAGCGTGTTACTCCTCTAGGGATAAGCAGTTGGTGCTACTTAGCCTTGAGTTAA
- a CDS encoding PilW family protein: MKKQGGMSLSEVLISLFLASVIMTALIQFYLESKHQYLEMEKVLEAEFDVQWVDDLLSDSIRRAGFTPCLGLDQLKVTDHRNYQNNVHALNVKNQPSQFIQVSRMKEHFAKLIKIESPTTLLVQHLVSLNEKRPLLIADCKHAEIHELIGVNQQVNETRVILKKPLLHFYETSAYVGEFLEERWFIKKNAKRKNALYYQSIQAEEVTSLVHSLSLEKQFIQGKQFLEVTLGLEDDKTHKIMVAVRGS, encoded by the coding sequence ATGAAAAAACAAGGCGGTATGAGTCTTTCAGAGGTCTTGATCAGTCTTTTTTTAGCAAGTGTGATTATGACTGCGTTAATTCAGTTTTATTTAGAAAGTAAGCATCAATACCTGGAGATGGAAAAAGTTCTAGAGGCTGAGTTTGATGTGCAATGGGTGGATGATTTATTAAGTGACAGTATTCGGCGTGCGGGATTCACTCCTTGTTTAGGCCTTGATCAATTAAAAGTGACTGATCACAGGAATTATCAGAATAATGTTCATGCATTGAACGTTAAAAATCAGCCCTCGCAATTCATTCAAGTGAGTCGAATGAAAGAACATTTTGCAAAGTTAATTAAAATAGAAAGTCCAACTACTCTGTTAGTGCAGCATTTGGTTTCGCTAAATGAAAAACGACCTTTATTAATTGCTGATTGTAAGCATGCTGAAATACATGAACTCATAGGTGTTAATCAGCAAGTTAACGAAACACGAGTTATTTTAAAAAAGCCCTTACTCCATTTTTATGAAACATCTGCTTACGTGGGTGAGTTTTTAGAAGAGCGTTGGTTTATTAAGAAAAATGCTAAAAGAAAAAATGCTCTTTATTATCAATCGATACAAGCCGAAGAGGTAACCTCTTTAGTTCATTCTTTATCTCTGGAAAAACAGTTTATCCAAGGCAAACAGTTTCTTGAAGTCACTTTAGGCTTAGAAGATGATAAGACGCATAAGATTATGGTTGCAGTACGTGGATCATGA
- a CDS encoding prepilin-type N-terminal cleavage/methylation domain-containing protein: MNQQKGFSLIEVLLSLLLVTTLALALLQQQSQSKYMLNQLMKRIQATHYLDQIEETLPIQIKKIPFPPTFFHLVLQHQDREIFVKLAWHEQLDFIIRKHSSIELK, translated from the coding sequence ATGAATCAGCAAAAGGGATTTTCCCTTATCGAAGTATTATTGTCTTTATTATTAGTAACTACTCTAGCCCTCGCATTATTACAGCAACAATCACAAAGCAAATATATGTTAAATCAGTTGATGAAAAGGATACAAGCGACTCATTATTTGGATCAAATTGAAGAAACTTTACCGATCCAAATTAAAAAAATCCCATTCCCTCCTACGTTTTTCCATCTAGTGTTACAGCATCAAGATCGAGAAATATTTGTAAAACTTGCCTGGCATGAGCAATTAGATTTCATAATTCGGAAACATAGTTCTATTGAGCTAAAGTAA
- the hisC gene encoding histidinol-phosphate transaminase, with protein sequence MAVNFQQLPHPGIRALVPYKPGKSIEELAHEKGISNIIKLASNENPLGCSPLALAALQNMSSHVLATYPSPINHPLMIKLANKLKINSNQLFLSNGSDFIFNMLLTCFGLHNEKHILTHEYAFSTYAIQAHSLNIPVRTVAINPNWEINIDNLIHACTSETSIIFLANPNNPTGVPVDPNEIKRLLEYIPENTLLVVDEAYFEFAESQLRYNSIEWIAQHPNLIVTRTFSKIYGLAGVRLGYAIAHPSIIEILLRVQLPFTVNQVALNTAYAALDDEDFLRLSLQTNADGMQQIRQGLDELNIDYLPSACNFLTFNCKENGMPLYNYLLDKGIIVRPLHPYKMDNYIRVTIGTQEQNTRFLEALNNYYK encoded by the coding sequence ATGGCAGTTAATTTTCAACAATTACCTCATCCAGGAATACGCGCTTTAGTTCCTTATAAACCAGGAAAATCTATAGAGGAATTAGCGCATGAAAAAGGAATAAGCAATATTATTAAATTGGCGAGTAACGAAAATCCTTTAGGTTGTAGCCCCTTAGCCTTAGCTGCATTGCAAAATATGTCTTCTCATGTGCTTGCTACTTATCCTTCGCCAATCAATCATCCTTTAATGATCAAACTGGCAAATAAACTCAAGATCAATAGCAATCAGCTTTTTTTAAGTAATGGTTCAGATTTTATATTCAATATGTTACTTACTTGTTTCGGCTTACATAATGAAAAGCATATACTGACCCATGAGTATGCGTTCAGTACTTATGCCATTCAAGCACACTCACTCAATATTCCAGTTCGTACCGTAGCAATTAATCCAAACTGGGAAATCAATATAGACAACTTAATTCATGCCTGCACCTCCGAAACGAGTATCATTTTTTTAGCAAATCCAAATAATCCTACAGGCGTGCCCGTGGATCCAAATGAAATAAAACGCCTCTTAGAATATATACCAGAAAATACTTTATTAGTGGTTGATGAGGCTTATTTTGAATTTGCAGAATCGCAACTGCGTTACAATAGCATTGAATGGATAGCGCAACACCCTAACCTAATAGTAACCCGAACTTTTTCAAAAATTTACGGATTAGCGGGTGTGCGCCTCGGTTATGCCATCGCACATCCGTCTATTATTGAAATTTTACTACGCGTACAATTGCCTTTTACCGTTAATCAGGTAGCACTCAATACCGCTTATGCAGCTTTAGATGATGAAGATTTTTTGCGGTTGAGCTTACAGACTAATGCAGATGGAATGCAGCAAATACGCCAAGGATTAGATGAATTAAATATTGATTATCTACCTTCAGCATGCAATTTTCTTACCTTCAATTGTAAAGAAAATGGAATGCCACTCTATAACTATCTTTTGGATAAAGGTATTATTGTTCGTCCTTTACATCCATATAAAATGGACAATTACATTAGGGTCACCATAGGCACCCAGGAGCAAAACACTCGCTTTCTTGAGGCATTAAATAATTATTATAAGTAA
- a CDS encoding 4a-hydroxytetrahydrobiopterin dehydratase, with the protein MTSDLSSKHCESCEGIGTALNAEQIKNLLPQLDKNWVVSADNCSIKRSLSFKNFYETMAFVNALAWIANIENHHPDLEIGYNYCHVHFMTHALKGLSHNDFICAAKMDKLLAD; encoded by the coding sequence ATGACTAGTGACTTAAGCAGCAAACATTGTGAATCATGCGAAGGTATAGGGACTGCATTAAATGCAGAGCAAATAAAAAATTTATTACCTCAATTGGATAAAAATTGGGTAGTCAGTGCGGATAATTGTAGCATTAAGCGCAGTTTGTCCTTTAAAAATTTTTATGAAACTATGGCCTTTGTCAATGCCCTTGCCTGGATAGCCAATATTGAAAATCATCATCCGGATTTAGAAATCGGTTATAACTATTGTCATGTTCATTTCATGACCCATGCACTCAAAGGTTTGAGTCATAATGATTTCATTTGCGCTGCGAAAATGGATAAATTATTAGCCGACTAA